CGCCGCTCCTGGGTGCCCGCCGCCTGCTCCATCTCCTGGCGGCTCTTGAAGTCCTGGATGGCCCGCTTGTTCTGGAAGTCGATGAGGGCCATGGTGATGGAGGCGTTCCAGCAGCTCTGGTCCGGGCACCGAAAGTCAATCTCCTTGCGGTCCTTGGTGACGATGGTGAAGTAGATGTACTTGCCCGTACGCTCCACGCAGTCCACCTTGAGGATAGAGCCGAAGCCCAGCTCCTTGCCCTTGGCCCGCTTGTGCCCGTCGGGGAAGAGGCTCAGGCTGTCCTTGGTGAGCACCACCAGCTTCTTCTTCCACAGCTGAAAAAGGCTGTCGCTGCGCTTCTCCAGCTCGCCCTCGCGGATCACCTCGGCTTGCATCTTCATCCTTTCcccttgcttttctccttcttccctccctcccttcctccgCGGCGGCTGCGGCTCCTCCAGCTGCGGCTCCGGCTGGGGCTGTGGCGACGATGAGCGAGCCGTGCCGCTCAGGACCGATTTATTGCAATGAATCAGCGCCGGCCGCCTTCCGGTGCCTCCCCCGGGGAGCCCGGCCCGCCGCCCCCTCGCCGCTccgcctcccgcccgccccccccgggccgcgcTGCTCCGAAGGGGGGGGCCTGCGGAGACCCCACCACGCGTGGGTGACCACCGCGGCTCAGCCGAGCCCCCAGTCCCTTGTTTTTTGCATCGTCCTCTGCAATCGCCGCCTTCGCCCCTTTATTTCACCCGCCCCCCCCACTATGCTAAACCCACTCCCCCCCCACTCGGGAAGGCTGCGTGGTttgccagcccccagccccacggggcaGGGAGTGAAGCTGGGGATTTAGGAGACGATCAGCCGGCAGCAGAAGCAAGCCCACCGTAACTTCCCCTAGCACCCCGCGAGTTTTTGCCACCCTCTTTACACCCCACACTGCTTCGCCCTAGCCAGCgttgcagcaagcagcagcctgggtgGCTCACTTCTGTGGGGTTCTTGGCTGCCTTCTGCAAGGGAAAGGGTCCAGGGTGGCATTTTCCAGACAAATGGCACTCCAGCCTGTAAAACAGCAAAGTTCCTGCACAAAAGACCCCATAAAGAACAAGGGATCTCAGCTAGGTAGGAGCAGAGCTGGATCCTAAGctgaaattttattattattttaagtaggGCTCCCAAACGCACCGGGGAGGGGTCTTTGCGAAGGAAATGGGACACCACTTCAAACAGAGACgaaacagaaaaggcagcaagCCGGGAGCATACAAGGAACATCTGAAGGAAGGCTCCCAGTTTGGAAAGCTACAGGACATGGCATGTTTGTGCACACCTTGCTTCAAAAGGtccagaaaaattaaaaaaaaaaataaaattaaaattaaaaaatttgattttaaatgaagctCACATCTGTGGTGCGGGGTCAGCAGCCCGCTTTGGTGTTCGTCTTCCTGCTTTGGCTAGCACCTAAGTGATCTGCACTCATCCATCACATCAAAAAATCAGAGCCTCAGCTGTCACAGCCTCCAGCTTGTCGGAGCACTGACCAACTCAGAAcactgccaggaaaaaaaaaaaaaaaaaaagtgaaaaaaattgctCACGGTGTAGAGAAAGGTTCTTGCAGCACTGGGACCCTGGTTTCCAATTTATGGCCACTATAAGAACTCTCCCCTTTTTATTAGCATGGGCTTGCTAAGTGGATAACCACATAAAAGGAAAGCCCAGTGCATTAAAATACCTTAATTCTATGTCTTTGGCATTGTGACCATACAAAAACTGCATAAAGCAGGTTTTAACGCTTGTTTGCCCTTACCGAGGCAGAGAGCAAAGCAAAGGTGACTCCAGCTGACCCCAAACCAGGCAGCAAAATACAACCACGGAAGATTTCCTATGGGAGCATGTGTCAGGGAAGAACTGAGAGCTTCGGAGACCTCAGAGCATCCTggcctgggaaaaaaaagctcccACAGCTTGCActgaagcagcacagccccagtcCTAGCGTGTGCTGCAGTGGCTGGTCTTTGtgtaggaaaaagcaaaaagcctATTGCTTTGcttgggagaaagaaaagaaatgtgcatattgactccttttaaaataatacaggtTAATAAATTAAGTGAGGAACTCACAGGGAGTTTACAGTGGAGTGCTCACTTCATCTTCAGCGCCTGGGGAGAGAGTAAGAAATACAAGGCAAGCGTGATCTTCCCAAGTGTCACGGAGCAGCTTGTGTACATGTGGGTCTCCCTACtcttagaataaaataaaaataaataaaaataaataaaaacaaataaaaataaataaaaataaatcagtgggCAGTGCTAAGCAttggggaggtggtgggggaTGCAGCAAGGCAGGCAGCGTGGGCAGCTCCAGGGCAGCGCATCGCGGTTCACATGCTGGAGCCTATTTCTGTGTGCCCATCTCCCACTTTCAGCATTCAGCTACCACCCTTTGCATCACCCTAAAgcaacttctgctctggcaagaacattttcaaagccAACATGGCACAGAGGTATGGCTTCAGCCCTCTGCCAAGTGACGGGAGGGTTGCTGGCCCTGCCATCGCGTGTGTTTCTTAATTCAGTGCATGCTCCAGACCAGGGATTTTGCTCATTGTTTCAGACTTTGGGGTTTTATGTGCCCCCCCACTGGCCTGTGTGCCCATTGGCCTGATGGCTCCCTCTGTGTTCAAGGGATGGGGCTCAtgctgaggaaaaatgaaaaaaaaaaagggggaggggggaggcttAATGATTTATcacctctgcagctctccccacGCACCCTTTCATGGGGTCTTGAGTGGGTTGTAGCGATGcacccagcctgcccaggtcaGGATCTGCCTCCAAACACATCAGCCCTTACTCATGCTCTGCAGGGTATCAGCATTTCCACTGCTGTCATGCTGTCATTCCTGTTGCCACTTAACTGTAGTCCCAGAGATGTGCACATCCCTGGCCTGGCGAGGGACCACCAATTCAGCCGGCGTTACAtctcagcagcagaaggaagtgGAGAAATGAGGccatatgactttttttttaattataatgatttccttttatttaaacatgACATCTGTAGGGGGAAAAGAGCCTGTTTACAGGCTTGAGGTTGTAATCCTGCCAGCTGAAGTCAATTAGTAATGGAGAAGCATATGCTCTCACATCATAAACTGCTGCCCTCCAAGTTCTATTATTTCTAGGAGCATAGCTCTATCCACAGGCTCCTATAGCTTAGTGAGCACCAGGTCCCCTGAtaacttgcattaaaaaataaaaaataagctgcACACTGGGGGTCTGGGCTACTACTGCAGAACAGTTGTGAGGAGCAGCATTTCTTCAcgcttttcacatttttttcctttgctcattttttcaCATGTTCATATTCcttaccatatatatatatatatataatgagaACATTCCACAAGATACCCATGAAGGTCTTGCTTACAGTTTCTTATCATCCTCTCCCTTCACAAACCTCCTGGGACCACCAGCCCCCCCAACCCACCCCG
The genomic region above belongs to Cygnus olor isolate bCygOlo1 chromosome 5, bCygOlo1.pri.v2, whole genome shotgun sequence and contains:
- the PHLDA2 gene encoding pleckstrin homology-like domain family A member 2, with translation MKMQAEVIREGELEKRSDSLFQLWKKKLVVLTKDSLSLFPDGHKRAKGKELGFGSILKVDCVERTGKYIYFTIVTKDRKEIDFRCPDQSCWNASITMALIDFQNKRAIQDFKSRQEMEQAAGTQERRLARAP